Genomic window (Sediminispirochaeta smaragdinae DSM 11293):
CCGTCGACCTGTTTACCGATCATATCCTTGAAGAGACCCTTGCCGAGTCTGTCGACTTTAGAAAGGGGACGACTTCCGAGGAGCGTGAATGCGGAGAGGAACATTGCTGGATCGATCTGGTAAAGGTTTAAGTCCCCTGATGATGCCATCGGCAGCGACTGATAGGAGGGGACGGCGAATCTTTCGCCGCCCCTTTTTTCTTTTTTCGATTCTCCTCTCTGCTTTTCTCATCGGGTGTGCCGGAACCCCTAAGATATATGAGACAGGGGTGGAAGTCTTAACAGGGAAGGGGAACCTTACCCTTGTGGTGCAGGAGCCTTCGGCCTGGGAACCGACGCAACAATGGCTCCTGGATCTTCTTCTGGAAGCTGGAATGGAAGAGAAGCATGCCGCTATACTTTTGAACCGGACCGAGCGTATGTCTGTCGCCCTTGATTCGAAGGGATTGCGCCTTGCGCTTGCTGGCAATTTTCCTCGTTTTGCCTTACGCAAAACGGTTCGCGAGGTAAACAGTGAACCGGGACTCCAAATGGCCATGCCGTGGAGCGGGGTTGTACTGGTCTCACAGGGGGATCACACATGGCTGAAAAGGGCGGCCGCCAATGAAGAAGATGAAGAAGGTTTTTTTGCGGGAGCCTTGATCCCTGGAGAGATCGCCTTCTTTCTGGAAGAGCCCGCATCTTTTGTTGATGAAGCGGACCTTACCGGCGTCGACCGTCTTCGCGTCCGGCTTGTTCCCAAGAGCATGGATGAAATGAATGGCTTTGAGACACGTATAGATATTACCTGTTCCGATGCCGAACGTGCGAAGCAGGTGGCGACCTCGCTGAAGACGGCCTTATTTGTCGTCAGTCGACAGGAGCATATAGACGATGCAACTACGGCTTCCAGACAGCGATTTGCAAAGGAAGTTTTGCGTCTTCGGGCAGTAGGCCGGGAAGGAACGGCTATTGTGATTGGCCCGGTCTTTCTGCGGGAATATGACTTTGCCGTTATCGCTAAGATGAGGAATATACTGGGATGAAGGAGAAGAAATGAAGGTAGGAGTTATCGACTACGATGCTGGCAATCTTGCAAGCGTCAGTACGGCCCTTCGATTTCTTGGTGCCGATTTTATCGTTTCACCGGATCATAGGGAACTTGATCGATGTGACAGGCTGATTTTCCCCGGCGTTGGTGAGGCCTTTCATGCTATGCATGTATTGCGGGAACGTTCACTGGACACATTGCTTCAACGCTATGCCGCGTCCGGCCGTCCTCTTTTGGGAATTTGTATCGGATGCCAGCTGGTGCTTGACCATTCCGAGGAGCGGGATACCGATTGCCTGGGAATCATACCGGGGCGGGTCTTGCTTTTCCCTGAACGCAAGGGCCTGAAGGTTCCTCACATGGGATGGAACTCGATACGCTTTTGCGGCGATACTCATCCTCTTTTCTCCGGAATTCCGGATGGTACGTCATTCTATTTTGTTCACTCCTACTATCCGCAGGTAGATCGAGCTCTGACCATCGCAGAGTGTGATTATGGCGAAACCTTTTCGGCTGCCTTTGCCCGGGATAACATTGCGGCAATGCAGTTTCATCCCGAAAAGTCCGGTCCATTTGGCCTACGGCTTTTAAAAAACTTTCTTTCTTGGAATCCGGGAGGCGCTGAGCATGTTTAAGCGACGAATCATTGTCTGTCTCGATGTTAGGGACGGAAAAACCACAAAGGGCGTGAAGTTCAAGGGTAATGTCGATATCGGAGATCCCGTGGAGATGGCCCGAGAGTATTACCATCAGGGGGCCGACGAACTCGTCTTTTACGATATCACCGCTTCAAATGAGAAACGTTCCATCATGATCGATGTTGTCCGTAAGGTCGCTGAAGAAATTTTCATTCCATTCTCGGTTGGAGGCGGTATTTCTTCCGTCGACGATATGTGGGATGTGATCCTGGCCGGGGCTGAGAAGATCAGCGTAAACAGTCAGGCGGTGAAAAATCCTTCCATCATAGAAGAAGGGGCTTCACGTTTTGGACGTCAATGTATAGTTCTTGGTATGGATGCCCTCTCTGATTCATCCATGCCGTCCGGCTACCGTGTTGTGATACATGGGGGGAGGGTGAAGACGGAATTGGACGCCCTTGAATGGGCTCTTCGTGCAGAGTCCCTTGGCGCGGGCGAGATCGTGCTTAATTCCATCGACGCCGATGGAACAAAAGACGGCTACGAGTTGAATTTGACCTCGATGATTAGCAACGCCGTCTCCATCCCCGTGGTTGCATCCGGGGGTGCGGGCAAACCTGAAGATCTTGTGGACGTCTTTTCCAAGGGCTCTGCAGATGCAGCCTTGATAGCTTCCATGGTCCATATCCAGGGCTATACCATCGGCGAGATTAAAGAGACACTTCGAAAAAACAATGTCGAAGTTAGAACGGACTCCTTTGTCGAGCCGTAAGACTCGATGAGCGAAATATGTTGCCCGAATTGCCCTGCAATGAGTATATTAACGGTAACAGCATAAAAATTTATATTGACGGCGGAGGCGCAACTACATGCCTACTTATGATTACGAGTGCGACGAATGCGGTCACACCTTTGAGTTTTTTCAGGCAATGTCTGATGATCCTATTTCCGTGTGTCCCAAGTGTGGGGGACACGTGAGGAGGCTTATCGGAGGAGGAACCGGTATCATTTTTAAGGGAAGCGGTTTCTATGTCACCGATAATAAGCGAACGGGTGCTTCTTCCACCTCTTCTCCTATTAACGGAGACGAAAAAACGAAACCCCAGAAATCAAACGAATCTCATGTTGAAAAGGCAGACAGTAAAAAAGAACCGGCTTCAACCAAGGGGTAAGGTTGTCCCCTGGTCTTCTTTCTGAAACGAATGGGGAGGAAATACATATACCTCCCTGTCCTCATATGCCCTTTTAAGCTCTTCGTCGAGGCTCAGGCTTCGGTATGCCGTGGTAAGAAGTTCCTTATTGGGGTGTACCAAAGGGTGTTTGGGACTAAAAATGGTACAGCAGTCTTCATAGGGAAGGATACTGGTTTCGAAGGTACCTATTCTCCTGGCAATCGTGATGATCTCTTCCTTGTCCAGACCGATGACCGGACGGAAAATGGGGCGCTGGGCAAAGGAGCCGGTAAGGGTAATGCTTTCTATGGTTTGGCTTGCTACCTGGCTAAGGGCCTCGCCCGTAACCAGGGCCTTGGCTCCCGTATCGGCGGCAACCATATCGGCAATCTCCACCATGGCGGCCCTCATATGGAGGGTCAGTTCC
Coding sequences:
- the hisH gene encoding imidazole glycerol phosphate synthase subunit HisH; the protein is MKVGVIDYDAGNLASVSTALRFLGADFIVSPDHRELDRCDRLIFPGVGEAFHAMHVLRERSLDTLLQRYAASGRPLLGICIGCQLVLDHSEERDTDCLGIIPGRVLLFPERKGLKVPHMGWNSIRFCGDTHPLFSGIPDGTSFYFVHSYYPQVDRALTIAECDYGETFSAAFARDNIAAMQFHPEKSGPFGLRLLKNFLSWNPGGAEHV
- the hisF gene encoding imidazole glycerol phosphate synthase subunit HisF codes for the protein MFKRRIIVCLDVRDGKTTKGVKFKGNVDIGDPVEMAREYYHQGADELVFYDITASNEKRSIMIDVVRKVAEEIFIPFSVGGGISSVDDMWDVILAGAEKISVNSQAVKNPSIIEEGASRFGRQCIVLGMDALSDSSMPSGYRVVIHGGRVKTELDALEWALRAESLGAGEIVLNSIDADGTKDGYELNLTSMISNAVSIPVVASGGAGKPEDLVDVFSKGSADAALIASMVHIQGYTIGEIKETLRKNNVEVRTDSFVEP
- a CDS encoding FmdB family zinc ribbon protein; protein product: MPTYDYECDECGHTFEFFQAMSDDPISVCPKCGGHVRRLIGGGTGIIFKGSGFYVTDNKRTGASSTSSPINGDEKTKPQKSNESHVEKADSKKEPASTKG